Below is a window of Penaeus vannamei isolate JL-2024 chromosome 30, ASM4276789v1, whole genome shotgun sequence DNA.
AGATCGGTGCGGTCATTCATTTACTTTCATTAGACTTTCATTtactatagaaaaaaagaaagattggcGCACATTACATGAAGAATTGAAACGAGAATTAAGAATAGCAAGGCTGGGTGTCTAGAGGAGACTCAAGGACACCGGAAATAACCAGAGCAGAATGAGGAATTCGTAGCAACAATCCGGTTAAACTTCGTCATTTCCCCTTTCCTACAACTTCTAATTGACCAGAAAACCCGAAGGCAGAACTCCGCAGTACTAAATTTTAGGCAAACTAGCCACAAATAAGCGGTTTTGGGGCAAACTAGCCACAAATAAGCGGTTTTGGGGCAAACTAGCCACAAATAAGCGGTTTTTGGGGGCAAACTAGCCACAAATAAGCGGTTTGGGGGCAAACTAGCCACAAATAAGCGGTTTTGGGGCAAACTAGCCACAAATAAGCGGTTTTGGGGCAAACTAGCCACAAATAAGCGGTTTTGGGGCAAACTAGCCACAAATTAGCGGTTTAGGGGCAAACTAGCCACAAATAAGCGGTTTTGGGGCAAACTAGCCACAAATAAGCGGTTTTGGGGCAAACTAGCCACAAATATGCGGTTTTGGGGCAAACTAGCCACAAATAAGCGGTTTTGGGGCAAACTAGCCACAAATAAGCGGTTTTGGGGCAAACTAGCCACAAATAAGCGGTTTTGGGGCAAACTAGCCACAAATAAGCGGTTTTGGGGCAAACTAGCCACAAATAAGCGGTTTTGGGGCAAACTAGCCACAAATAAGCGGTTTTGGGGCAAACTAGCCACAAATATGCGGTTTTGGGGCAAACTAGTCACAAATATGCGGTTTTGGGGCAAACTAGCCACAAATAAGCGGTTTTGGGGCAAACTAGCCACAAATAAGCGGTTTTGGGGCAAACTAGCCACAAATAAGCGGTTTTGGGGCAAACTAGCCACAAATAAGCGGTTTTGGGGCAAACTAGCCACAAATAAGCGGTTTGGGGGCAAACTAGCCACAAATAAGCGGTTTGGGGGCAAACTAGCCACAAATAAGCGGTTTTGGGGCAAACTAGCCACAAATAAGCGGTTTTGGGGCAAACTAGCCACAAATAAGCGGTTTGGGGGCAAACTAGCCACAAATATGCGGTTTTGGGGCAAACTAGCCACAAATAAGCGGTTTTGGGGCATACTAGCCACAAATAAGCGGTTTTGGGGCATACTAGCCACAAATAAGCGGTTTTGGGGCAAACTAGCCACAAATAAGCGGTTTTGGGGCAAACTAGCCACAAATAAGCGGTTTTGGGGCAAACTAGCCACAAATAAGCGGTTTTGGGACAAACTAGCCACAAATATGCGGTTTTGGGGCAAACTAGCCACAAATATGCGGTTTTGGGGCAAACTAGCCACAAATAAGCGGTTTTGGGGCATACTAGCCACAAATAAGCGGTTTTGGGGCATACTAGCCACAAATAAGCGGTTTTGGGGCAAACTTGCCACAAATACGCGGTTTTGGGGCAGACTAGCCACAAATAAGCGGTTTTGGGGCAAACTAGCCACAAATATGCGGTTTTGGGGCAAACTAGCCACAAATAAGCGGTTTTGGGGCAAACTAGCCACAAATAAGCGGTATTGGGGCATACTAGCCACAAATAAGCGGTTTTGGGGCATACTAGCCACAAATAAGCGGTTTTGGGGCAAACTTGCCACAAATATGCGGTTTTGGGGCAGACTAGCCACAAATAAGCGGTTTTGGGGCAAACTAGCCACAAATAAGCGGTTTGGGGGCAAACTAGCCATAAATAAGCGGTATTGGGGCAAACTAGCCACAAATAAGCGGTTTTGGGGCAAACTAGCCACAAATAAGCGGTATTGGGGCAAACTAGCCACAAATAAGCGGTTTTGGGGCAAACTAGCCACAAATAAGGGGTTTAGGTAGTCCCTTAAATTTCCCTCTATTTTCGCTCTTGTCTTTATCCTCTCAAACCGGAGAATATTACCCTTCAAAGTAGATAAAGACCGAAATATCCACCAATTAGCAGGTCTCATTAACAAACCGAATTTTTGTAAACGCTAACGctgtcaataatattattactggaCACGACCGCTCTCCGAAACTGCTTGCTCGTTAGTGATTTACTAATACTGACTTGCTGATTTCGAAAGGTTTGAAATCAGTGACCGAGACCGTTCGAACCCTTGGCGAGGAATTCATGTGTTAACGGTTGTCGTTGTGCGAATTGCAGTTGTTGTGTGCGAATAAGATTTACACGTTAAATTATGCATGGGTTAAATTTTGGTGCTTTATTCcaggttgtgtgtttttgttttttttatttctgcgtGTTTTTTGTTTCAAAACGGTGTATGTTTTGTATTGGACTCAggattaatagtattactatcacacacacacacacacacacacacacacacacacacacacacacacacacacacacacacacacacacacacacacacacacacacacacacacacacgtagtgagagagagagagagagagagagagagagagagagagaaagaaagaaagaaagaaagaaagagagagagagagagagagagagagagagagagagagagagagagagagagagagagagaaagacagagagagagagaaagaaagaaagaaagagagaaagacatacagacagagaaagagaaagaagacaaacatCAATGACAGAcgcaaagaaaagacaaacaaacagacataaagcgaaacaaacaaacatacagacgatAAACAACACTACAGACAACACTGAACCCCAACCAACCTtctacaaaacacacaaaaaaatatcaatacataTCGTCATTTTTTCCAATTTACATAATCGGGAAAAAATCGACGAAGAACTTTCGTATTTTAAGTAAAATCGAGTAAAAATATGAAGTGAAATTTTATCCTCGACCGTTTTACTCACTTCAACGCGGATCTGATCGCAATAACATGTTACTGGAGTCCATGGAATGTAATACAAGATCATATTTAAACCGGATTTATGATCGCCATTACACTGATGAAGGTTCTCTCAATATTTCcgtgttctgtttttttgtttacttgaaAGTGTAGAAGAACACGTGtgaattttacttttttatgtttaCTTGAAAGTGTAGAAGAACACGTGTGAATTTTCTTGAAAAAGTTTAGGAAATTAGAAGGAAAATTAAGTCACGCTAGGAACGGAATATgatgattaaaagaagaaaaaatatgtatatatatatatatatatatatatatatatatatatatatatatatatatatatagagagagagagagagagagagagagagagagagagagagagagagagagagagggagaaagagagaggagagagtgagagagagagagagagacgagagagagagagggagagagagagagaagacaggtatACGATGTTaagttgctatatatatatatatatatatatatatatatatatatatatatatatatatatatatatatatatatatatatatacgtattatactagacagattatatatgatatttatattttaggAGAgagtatagacataaatatataaatagattgatagatatattaacaataagagtaatcatAGTAAGAGTAATGGTAACTGTAGTGCTatttagaataataatattgataataaagatgctaatgaacatggtgatgattatgataatgataaagatatatgataatgataataagaacataaTTAATAAAAATTTAGCTTATGATAATCACGGATAATGATGAAATACAATGGTAACTTTAAAAACTCATATAACATAGCTACTACTGCTAattctaataatactaatgatcttgtagaaaatagaaatatctaATTACACGTACAAatgtcatcactaatattattgaaGTTCATTGTACTAAATGAATATGTTGATAATATTCTCCACCATACTAATACCTTTCACTAATATTATTGAAGTTCATTGTactaaatgaatataaatgacaATGACTTCCTCCCACCATACTAATATCTTTTCACAACAATATCATTGAAGTCTATTACGTTTTAAAA
It encodes the following:
- the LOC138867527 gene encoding trophinin-like, with the translated sequence MRFWGKLATNKRFWGKLATNKRFWGKLATNKRFWGKLATNKRFWGKLATNKRFWGKLATNKRFWGKLATNMRFWGKLVTNMRFWGKLATNKRFWGKLATNKRFWGKLATNKRFWGKLATNKRFWGKLATNKRFGGKLATNKRFGGKLATNKRFWGKLATNKRFWGKLATNKRFGGKLATNMRFWGKLATNKRFWGILATNKRFWGILATNKRFWGKLATNKRFWGKLATNKRFWGKLATNKRFWDKLATNMRFWGKLATNMRFWGKLATNKRFWGILATNKRFWGILATNKRFWGKLATNTRFWGRLATNKRFWGKLATNMRFWGKLATNKRFWGKLATNKRYWGILATNKRFWGILATNKRFWGKLATNMRFWGRLATNKRFWGKLATNKRFGGKLAINKRYWGKLATNKRFWGKLATNKRYWGKLATNKRFWGKLATNKGFR